GGGTCCTTACTAATTTTCTCTCTGGTTTTATCTTTTGTACTAGGAGGCTCAGCAGGGAACTGTGGAAGCGGCGTTGTGTGCCCAGGAGGGGAGTGTTGTAGTCGATTTGGTTGGTGTGGCCTAACAACAGACTACTGTTGTGAAGGCTGCCAAAGTAACTGTAATCAGGTTGTTTGCGGTGAATGTGATCCCGACGACGGGACGGCTGGTGATGGCGGTGAACTGGGCAAGATCATCTCAAGGAAGATGTTTGAAGACTTGCTTGAGTATAGAAATGATAAACGATGCCCTGCCAGATGCTTCTACACTTATGATGCTTTTATAGAGGCAGCCAAAGCTTTTCCAGCCTTTGGTAATTCTGGAAATGAAACCATGCGTAAAAGAGAAATTGCTGCCTTTTTTGCCCAAACTGGCCATGAAACTACTGGTTTGTTTCAATTCCTGATCagcttaattaaatttaaagactCCTTTTTCCGGTGCACtaacaagtaattaaattttaatttgttactaATCAATTTTTGTGGTTAATAAACTTACAGGGGGATGGCCCGATGCACCTGGTGGCGAATATGCTTGGGGATATTGCTTTAATAGGGAAGTTGGCGCTGCGTCGTCCGACTACTGTGATCCTAACTATCCATGTCGAGGGAAGTACTATGGCCGAGGTCCAATTCAACTCTCTTGGTAGGCTGAACATTTTGAATTAGTATATCATTGTCTGATCTGAATGAGAAAGTCTTGGcctctttaattaaaaacttgttAAATGTGCATTTACATTCTAtcgaacattaattattaactaatttgTTGGTGTTTAGGAATTACAATTACTTACGGTGCGGAGAAGGCCTAGGGCTAGGAGAGGAGTTGTTGAACAATCCAGACCTTCTTGCTACTGATCCAGTACTATCATTCAAGTCAGCAATCTGGTTCTGGATGACTGCACAGCCACCAAAGCCATCGTGCCACGAAGTCATTATCGACGAATGGAAACCATCAGCAAATGACGTAAACGCCGGCCGGCTTCCGGGATACGGTCTAACCACAAATATAATCAACGGTGGAATTGAATGTGGCTACGTTGGGAATGACGCTGTACGTAACCGTATTGGGTTCTTTACCACTTTCTGTGGCAAGTTTGGGATTCAGCCTGGTGACAATCTTGATTGCTCCAACCAACGGCCTTATGGCCTTAATCTGATGGCACAATCTATGTGATCATCATGATCAACGTTTTAGTAAAATAAGCTTAATAAAAGCTActtaataaaaactttagaTGTCACACTTGTAGGTGGACAACTAAACTGTTACGCTCTTATtgtaagtaaattaaataagactGATCCAACATGGATCAATGAGTCTTCTCCATCTTTCATcgtttgattatttttttgagtttttttggtaaaattttgtACGTTTGTGGTTagttattttaacaaaataattagtcGAGAAAGGTAAATGTTTTGGGGGTGAGAAATACCACGATCAGGCACACGAGCAGAATGTGCTCCCTCTGCCTAAAATGACTCCTTGAGGAAGATTAGATCCGATGAAGTGTGTGGCTGGTCACACGAGTAGAGTTGGCTCGAGACATGCGAGAAGGGACCAGAACCAAGTCAAATCGAAGACTTGGTCAAAGGTCAACCCGTGGGTTTCCTCCAAAGAATTTGGGCACAAAGCTCACTCACCAGCAGTTATGCTGCCCATTTGCCTACGGTAGTGATGTCAATGGGGCGGGTTCGGGAGATCATGATCCTCGAACCCGAACCCGATTTAGAAGCTATCCCTCAAACCTGTCGCATACCCAAAAATTATATCCCCAAAAATTCCCAAATTGAGCGGGGATTAAAGCAGGGACCCGATCCctatttctttaaataataatttctaaatatttcaatttcttttttttaaaaaaaattaataattctaacAACCTctatatttagaaataaaattacaaatgatcaaatttcatattagaaataaaattacatgtgatcaaaattttaacaacctacacataaataaaaacataataaatctaaaccttcaacataattacaaatgatctaattttatatgacaaatcaaaataattttaagtattCAACATAAACTTGTAGCCATCACCATTCATGCACGTTCTAAGATTCTTGATAAACCTATAGcaacataaacaaaaaataaataaaaaataaaatcatattttaacaattcaacttaataaatacttgacaaaataatataaactaaAACTATATGAGTTACTCATGCACTTCAAAGTGAACAAAATTTGGATTCATTACAACAGagtaaataactttttttagttatttttttattttgaactaaaacttTATGCTTGTATTCAAAAAcatatttccaaaaaaataataataaaaactaaccaaatgcaatttttaagaattccctgttttcaataataataacaataataccAAATAGTTGGATCCACCTAtgttgcaactgttgcaacaTACAACAGTATTTGTCTTCACTTAAAGATACCGTTGGATGTAAAGTAACTGAATCTAACGGTTCGAATTAGATAAGCTTTAAATGAGGTCTTGACTGGCAACCGCTGAAATCGGTTATGTATTTATGTAATAGGGAGTAATGGTTTCATGAAATGCATCCAAAAGAGAACAGCTCTGTTTTATGTAACGCATCACGGTTGAGAATTAATCTGGAGGCTCGTAAATAGAAAGAAGACGATCGTAAACTCTTAGGAGGAAAAGATTTCATTGATTCACTTGTGTTGCAACCAATTATGTATATCAATTGACAACTACTCTTTTTTGTATTCTCTCTGCTAGTAGGCCAACCAATTATGTACGGACAATATTGGGGTTATGAATTGTTTAACTTCTGTTAATGACCTGCACCTGGTTGATGAAAAAAAGACTTGCTTGCTTATCAAAGGAAGCACGTTACTGGGCTTTGCGGACGCGCCCccttaaaatgatttataaaatcaccaaaacaaggtatatgttgatgaaaacaaataaatttccttttgcattttattatgaattaccgattttttttttttttttttaatttttggtgaAGTACTACTATGTTTTGACAGAATTCCCCCACTTTTCATATGGATTTCTTATGTGACATGCATGGGAATTAATGAACAGATGCATTTCTGTGCACGTGACTTGGTTGATACAATGTCCAAGTGTATGATATGATGCACATGTTATCATGATTTGCTGATTAAACATTTCTAATAGTGATTCACTCTCGTACTGAGTACAGACATTTGACACagttttgtaatttcagatttatgatgaattgattaatgattatttttcattatcatGGTTTGATGATTGCACGC
This window of the Citrus sinensis cultivar Valencia sweet orange chromosome 8, DVS_A1.0, whole genome shotgun sequence genome carries:
- the LOC102628172 gene encoding endochitinase-like; translation: MRLIGSLLIFSLVLSFVLGGSAGNCGSGVVCPGGECCSRFGWCGLTTDYCCEGCQSNCNQVVCGECDPDDGTAGDGGELGKIISRKMFEDLLEYRNDKRCPARCFYTYDAFIEAAKAFPAFGNSGNETMRKREIAAFFAQTGHETTGGWPDAPGGEYAWGYCFNREVGAASSDYCDPNYPCRGKYYGRGPIQLSWNYNYLRCGEGLGLGEELLNNPDLLATDPVLSFKSAIWFWMTAQPPKPSCHEVIIDEWKPSANDVNAGRLPGYGLTTNIINGGIECGYVGNDAVRNRIGFFTTFCGKFGIQPGDNLDCSNQRPYGLNLMAQSM